The segment TATCTCCTCATCTGACATTAAGGATACTTTAAGCGATACCATTTTGGTTTCAGCATCATTTAGCAGTATCACTTCTTCTTGATCTCTATTCCAAATATACTGCGTACCATCATTTGATACAAATATTTCAACTTCCCTCATTAAAATATCTCTCTTTCCCATTATTATTGCCGTTACTATTTACCCAATTATACCATAGTTATGTATTCTATTCACTTGCCTTATTTCTTTAATTCGTCAACACAAACATGATTATCAGTTATGAAGAAAGTTTCATATCTATAGATAAAATGCAGGGGTGTATCCTTTGAAAAAGAAATAAGCAATTCTTAACTCTATACGTAATTTTTCAAGCTGATTTTGCAAGAATTTCGTCTATAATAATAGTATTGGTATGATTCTTTAATAGGGATATTTGTACTGGGGGAATACTATATACACTGTTGCATCCATTGCTTCAATGATTATTATATAAAAGAAAAAATAAAATCGGAGGGAACTCTATCTGTATGCGATTACTGTGGTGAGGAAAACGTTCATGCAATTTCTATAGGAGCTTTGGCAGATGACTTTGAAATCCTTTTTTCTATTTATGAACAAACAACTCATGGTGAGCATTACGCTCATCAAGTCCATTGTCCAACCGATTTCGGGGATTTATTGGATGTTCTATTCCAGGATGATTGGAGTATCTTTTCAGATGAAACAAGTCAAAATCTCTTATTATTTGACATTCTAAATTGGAATCGAAGTCTTGAAGATGTCTTAGATGATTCAGAGCTTTATTCTAAACAAGAAAATGCTTTTACGTTTGTGAGTAGTAGCGATGTTTGGAATGCATTCGCTTATTCCATTAAGAGAGAAAACCGTTACTTTCCTGATCATGATTTATCAAATGAGCTTGGATTACTAATACAGAATAAACTTATTACATTTCGGACTAACCATAATTTTTACAGAGCGAGAATCGGGAATTTCCCCGTTGAAAAAATGGGGCCACCTCCATTTGAACTTGCAACGCCAGGAAGGGTTAATCCAAAAGGAATTCCATATTTGTATGTGGCAAGTGATGAATTTACATGTATTGCTGAAACAAGACCTTGGGTAGGAGCAGAAATAACAGTCGCAATAATTAAACCCAAGGAAGCAATCAATATTATTGATTTAAGCTCTAAAGAGTTTCTGAAGTCTCCCTTTCTTGCGGATGATCTTTCGCATTCAATACAAGCAAACAAACTATTAAATCATCTTTCGTATGAGTTATCCAAGCCAGTTAGCCCTGATGAGTCATATATTGAATATATACCGTCTCAATATCTTGCGGAGCTAATCAAAAAACTTGGTTATGACGGATTAAAATATAAAAGCTCTTTGGGTACAGGTGAAAATTTTGTTTTCTTCCATCCTGACAAGTTTGAATATGTAACCACCGCTTTGCGAAAAGTGTCCTTTGTTGGATACGAATACCGATAATTACTTCACGACAATCAGGGAATGTAGACCATATCTATTATGGAACCTCTGGATATCAATTAAAAATCAAGGTGTACGTTATTTCGATCATTACAATAAAAACTATCCCTAACTGAAAAAACGGTTAGGGATAGTTTTTACAATTATAATTATTCAATTGTTAATGTGCCATTAATCTTATTGGCAATCCCTCTACGAGTTATCTCTACAATAAATTGCTCTTCCGAGAAACCCGCAAGACCATTATATTCTTTTAAACTCATCTTTTCTTCCTGAATTACCTTCATTGCTAAAGAAAGAAGCTGTAACCCCAGTCATTCCCCACGTAATATCCATCATAAAAATGGATTTCCTCTTTATCTATTTTATTTAATCGAACTCTGTAATCAAATTTACCGTCTCCTCTAAATAGATATTTTGGATTTGTTATTTTTGCTTAGCCAGCCAAAGTATGAGTTTATCAATCTAATTACTTGATCATAGTAATATTGCAATTCAATATCATCTTCATGTTCTATTCTTGATTTCAGTAATAGCTCAGATGTCAACGTCTTAAGCTCCTCTAACAAGCCTTTAGCCATATTCAAGCGTTTGAAGCGTATTTTCATATTCATTTGCCCGATTCCAGCAGCAATTGCTACTGGAATTCGTACAGTCATTTTTCTTATCTTTAGTTTTTCTTCATTCGATAGTTCCATGGCATTATTATCAATAAACCGATAAACTGCATAGTAAAAGTCAAGGGAATTCTGGTACAAACTTAGTTTTTTAAAGTCTTCAACATACACCAGCCATTCCCCCTATCCTGTTATTTGCTCTATTCTTCTCATCATGCCAATTAACAGCCTCAAGATTTCTTGTGCATCCTTTTCAAGGTTTTCATATTCCTGTAATGTTAGATATCCCTCGGACAATGCCATATCAAGAAAAGACCTGATTTCTGCTAAACTTCCAAGAGCGGTATTAAGTCGATCAAATTCTTGCTTGAAATAGTAGTTACCATTGCCTTCAGCAATATTGGCAGGAATAGATGAAACCGCCCGATGCAATTGATCAACCATGTTATAACGCTCGAAATCAGGAAATTTCTTGACGATTTCATAAATAGACCTTTGAAATGCTAATGCCTTCTGATATACCTTTAATTCACGAAAATCTCCAACATATTCTTTCTTATAAACCATCTTTTTATCTCCTTTGACAAAATAATTAACCATAAGATGCTTGAATCTCAGACAAAATCCTCCAGGCAACCTATTTTCAATCTTTTCCGCAGATTTTATAAATCACTTTTATCCTTCTTGAAAATAACCGAAATCAGTTCGCTTTGTTAAATACACTATATTTTTTTGTCCAATGGAATTTTTCTGTATTTGAAGGGATACTAAGCAGTTGTTAGGGGAATTGGGAGATATATTAGCAGGCTTTTCTGCAGGAGAATTAAGAAATATAAAAGTATCCACATGGCGTTCTATTCCAGCAACGGTTAGATATCCATTTATAAGGTTTTCATGGTCAATTGGATTCAAATCAAAAGTTGCTATCATGACAATTTGTAGCCTTTTTGCGATTCGTTGAAGTGAAGTGAACTTTCCTACAAGCCGTTCCTTGTCTGTATCCCATGTTGAAAGCTCATGCATGTCCAGTAAAATAATTGATTTGTCATGAACTGCCTTTTGATATTGCAGACGATCTTCCAACGATTGGATATCAAGTAGATCCGTTTCAACTACACTTAAATACTTTACTGATGGGGCAATCTGATTCGATAATTGTTTTAGCAATAGTGGATTATTCAATAGTTGATTTGAAACTTGTTGAAGTGGGATAGCTGTGGAAGGATTGTTCTTAAAAGTGGTTCGTGCAATGATGCGTTGTAGAATAGAGGTTGGACTTTCTTTTGAAGTGAGCATAATTACTGCATATTTTTGTTTTGTAAATTCCTCAGCCATATGGATGAGCAGTGAACGTTTCCCGCTGTGAGGTGTTCCAGCAATTACATGCAATCCTGGGGACCCATCCGCCATTCAATGCTACATCCAGATTAGGAAGACCAGTTGATACAGTCTGCTTATTTTCCGCAATTAGCCTCTCACTAAATTCTGTTTTTAGGAAGTTCAGAAGTGGGGGAAATCTATATTCTCTTTCATTTTCCTGTTGGAACTTTTGTACTGAATTGTCCACCAACTGTAGATTTGTATCATCTTTTATTGTTTCAAACATTTAATATTACCTCCTTGTGTTTGTTGTACGCTCATTTTATCGTACTTTTTTCTTCTTGCAATCCTTAAATCTGCTCTACATTGTTCGAGCCTCATATATTATTTAAAGCTCTCTAAAAAACTGATGCTTCGTAAAATAATCAAATTTAATCTGGCTGGATGCATCGCCGAAACGGTTTTTTAATATCTGTACTACAAGTTCACGTGGATATTTCTTCTTCCAACGCTCCACTTGCTCCCGTTTCTTTTGCTCATCCTTTTGACTTGCTAATTGGTGAATATCCCTAAACTGTAAGCCCATTAAAACATCTGCAGAATATTCAATAGCCCCTGACTCCTTAAAGCTTTCAAAACCAACAGGTAGATTGTAGTTTGATCTATTAAAGGATGAGATTGCTATTACAGGAACTTGGTAATCACGACTAATTTGCTTAAATCTCGTCACAACAGCATCTACTGTACTCCGCTCCCCCATTAGAGAGGTTTTTGAAGCATTGACGACTTGGAGATAATCCACTACTACTAAAAAGGAATCATGATATCTTTTTAAACGTTGTACCTTAGATTCGATTGAATCAACATTTTCGCCGAACCTACCTTCATATATTTCCATATTCTTCACTATCAAATGGTAATCTTTTTGAATTAGTGTCAACACTTTTGGCAATGCTCTTCCAGTCTTTATTTCAACATCACTGACTGCGGAATTTCTATCATTCAACAAACTTAGTCTCGATAAACTCCTTGCCATTAAGTCAATGCGACTCATTTCATAGGAGAAATAAAAAACAGGAATACCTTCAGAAGCAACTTGATCTGCAATTTGATGAACAAATGCTGTTTTTCCAACTGAAGTAGCCCCTCCAATTACATATAAACCAGGGAAAAACCCACCGCCAAGTGTATTATCTAAAGATGGAAAATGACTACTTATAGGTTTAATTTTGTTTTCCCTTACAGTTGAAAGAAAATCTTCTAAATAATTAATGAGAAAATCTCCCTTTTTAGAAGCTGTTATTTTATCTGCAATGTCAGTAATAAATTGCTTTAATCCTTCTCTATCTGCAACAAGAAATTCGTTTACATCTTTATACCCCTCAGGTAACTTGAAAATTTCATAGTGGACTTTGATTTCACTTAACCTTTTATGAGCATTTTCTATTAATTTATCACCTGCTTCATCTCCATCAGGAATAATAATGAATGTCACATCCTGCAACGAATTTAGATTGTCTTGAACAAGCTTACTAAACTTATTGATATTAACCACACTATTGATAGCGATAGCAGGGAAATCAAGTTCCTCGATGGACAAGGCATCAATATAACCTTCAACAACAAAAATTACATCATATTGTGGATCATTACCTTGAAGATATCTTTCATTTAGTAGTTGAGCTTGTCTTCCTTTTAAGTTGTGGATTTTGTGCATGTTATCCTTTTTCAAAGAATCATCTATTCGTGTTAGAAAATAACTACATTTTTCTTCGTTATCCCAAATAGGCAAGAAATACTTGTATGCTGTTGATGAATCATTTTCCTTTTCTAATATGTCTGAATGATTATTTATCGCAAATATAAATCCTTCATCTGCATAGCCTAATTTGTATTTATCAATTGTCTTTGAAGTAAGTCCTCGATTAACAAAATAATCTGTTTGCTGGACATTTCGATGAGCTTTTTCCATCAAAGCTGTAAAGTCAACTTTCTCAATTTTAATTGCGTCATTTTTGCTTTTTGTAACTGTCATCATTTTTTCCTCCTTATTTGGTATTAGATTTGCCATATCAAGTAGTTTTTTTATTGCCTCTTCTTTTGGTAGATTTTCATAATGAATCATGAAATCAATAATAGAGCCTCCAGGTACACATCCATTAAATGAGTTATAATAATTCTCTACTTCATTTATGGAGAAATGATGGCTTGTCTTATCACAAAATGGACAAGGCTTAATAAAAGTTGATTTGCCATATCTAATGGCTGTTTTACCTGTAGCCCTTTCTATATATGGAAGCAATGCTACAAGTTGTTTTGCTTCTTCAATTAACATTTGGGTTATTTGCATACCAATTCCTCCTTGACTGTTATTATTGTTAACTGTCGTAGGGAAAAGAGCAGATTCAAAAGCTCTTTTCCTAACTTATATTTATTAATTTAATTAGGGTTACTGCTGTCCCCAAAACTATTGATACTATTGGCTTTTGGAGATTACTGTTCCTACAGAGGAAACATTTCTACCTATAAAAGAGACATCCATTCCTAATCAAGAGTCATTAGGGTAAAAAAATAAAAGAAAGCTATACTCACTATTTTTTCTTGTAAAATTGTTTTAAATCGGATTGCTCGTAGTACAATTTGTTCTGCATAAACATAGTAAAACTCCCTTCCTTTTTCTCCATATTTATAGAAAAGCCCATTTCAACCTGCATTCGTTGAAAAACGTTTTCCAATTGATTGAAATAATGTTTGTATCCTTGCTTCCTTATTTGACACTCTGAAATTCCAAGAAAAGAAAATAACGTTTTGAATTTTATCGAGTAGGTTGGAAGTGGTTTAGTAAATTGAAGTTTTGCTAATTGGGTAAGTTTTAATGAAAGAAGAATTGCCACTGAATCGTGACCAGGATGGTATTTGAAGAAGTTTTTATGAAGGAGAGTAAACGTTCCATAGGATATATGCTTAATCCATAAGCCGAAGCGAATTTTGTAAAATCCCCGCCTAATTTTTTCATATTCAATAAGCTGGGAATCAATATATTCAAATTGCCTTTTATTTTTTGCTTGCAGTTGGAGAGAAACTGTAGATAATAATGCCAAGTCACGTTCCAGCCGATCTTTACTGGCTTTTCGTACAGCTATGTCTCTTTTTGAAAAATAGTCTTTTGCTTCTAAGAAGAATTCATCCACTCCACCATTTTCCTGCCAAACACTAAGCAGATAGATAAAAAGCTGTATTTGTGAAGAACTAATAGCACTTCTTAATTCTTCTATAGTGGAGAATCGGCAATCAATTGGCTCTGCCCGAATCCTTTCTTCTACTGTCAGCTCATATTTAAGTTCATGACTGTACTCTTCTATTTCGCTATTTTTGATCTTGTGGAGTCCTTCGACTATTTTCATTATGATGTCGTTGATCGGTACTCGAAAATATAATTCTTCTATTTTTTCTTTAAATTCAACTAAATTATTTCTATTATTGCTTTGTAAATTTTCCATGACTATCATTTCATTCACCCTTTCATATTTAATTTTTATTCCTTTGATAGACTTATGTGGAGCATCCTCACAAGTCTATTAGCATTTTAACAAGGATGTACAGTTTCCGAAACACATAACTGGTCGAACCTTGTTTAAGTTCCTATTGGATATGCAAAACTACACATCTCTTGAAGGAACCGTATGGACTTACTATAGTTGTTATTGTATAGAGGCAATAACAATAAATCAGTTGCCTCAAGGACACATTTCTTAGGAGGAAGGGACTATTTTTATGGATGAAATGAAGGATACATTAAAGAAAAACATTCAAAGTTTTATTTATAACGGTGGTTTCCATGACCTTTTAGATTACTTAGCCACAATTAGTCATAATAATGATAAGGCTGTTTTCGGACATAGCCTATCATCTATTTATACTGAGCTTTCTATCATTCAACGTGGCATGAAAAAAAGAAAATCAATTTCCGATTTTATAAATACATGGATGCGAGATAAAAATATTCAAAGACCATCTTACATATATAACCGAGGCAATATCAAAAAGGAACATTGGCGTAAGCTGACTTCAGGAGTCCCACATGAACCTGAGTTAAAAACGCTGTATAAACTGGCGATTGCATTTGAATTAACAATAGAGGAAACCCATGAATTTTTACTTAATTTCAATAGAACATTCGCACACGATTCCAATATGACAGATCAAATTGTCTCCTACTTTATCGCAAACAAAATCTATGAACCTTCACAAATTGATGCTATGCTACATGAATTTGGTGAGGCAACTTTGTTTTCAGACGAATAATAGACTAAAATTTAGCATGAAAAATTATTTAAGACATTTCATAAATATAGATTGTTATTAAACTCTATATTTTATGAAATGTCTTATATTTTTTGATTTCCTGTATATGATATATTAGTAAATTCAAATAGAAAGGAGATTATTGAACAATGAAAGAACCAGTTCTAATCGCTGTCGACTGCGGAAAATATGCAACTAAAGCGATTCTTAAAAGCAAAGACAAGCATGCAATCACAGCATTTCGAACAAAAATTCAAGAGGTGGAAAAGGTCGGTATTGAAGTTAATCCAGGTTCTTACGAGGTAAGCTACAATAAAAAGTCCTATTTGGTTGGTGATGCAGTAAGTGAATCTTTTAGCAATTTTGACCTCACAAAGAAAATTGATCTTCATAAAATTTGTATCTATACCGCTATAACTGATCTTCTTCGTATTACAAACCTTCAAGCAGAGAACGTTAAAATCCACTTGGCTATAAACATTCCTATTTCAGCGTACAAAGATGCAACCTCCAAGCAAGAGTATAAAAACTTCATTGAAGATAATGGAGAACCAATTTTATTTTATCTGAATGGAAAGCCTTACTACCTTTATTTAAAGAATGTAGTTATTGCATTCGAAGGTATTGGCATTATTTATGAAGAAATGGAGCAAATGAAAGGCAAATATACTGCGGTAGTTGATATTGGAGGACTCAATACCACTTATTGCACGTTTAATGGCATTAATCCTATTTTTGATTCAATGACCGTTTCAAACTTGGGGATCAATATTCTTAAGGGTAAAAT is part of the Lysinibacillus sp. FSL K6-0232 genome and harbors:
- a CDS encoding RES family NAD+ phosphorylase, giving the protein MADDFEILFSIYEQTTHGEHYAHQVHCPTDFGDLLDVLFQDDWSIFSDETSQNLLLFDILNWNRSLEDVLDDSELYSKQENAFTFVSSSDVWNAFAYSIKRENRYFPDHDLSNELGLLIQNKLITFRTNHNFYRARIGNFPVEKMGPPPFELATPGRVNPKGIPYLYVASDEFTCIAETRPWVGAEITVAIIKPKEAINIIDLSSKEFLKSPFLADDLSHSIQANKLLNHLSYELSKPVSPDESYIEYIPSQYLAELIKKLGYDGLKYKSSLGTGENFVFFHPDKFEYVTTALRKVSFVGYEYR
- a CDS encoding four helix bundle protein; the protein is MYVEDFKKLSLYQNSLDFYYAVYRFIDNNAMELSNEEKLKIRKMTVRIPVAIAAGIGQMNMKIRFKRLNMAKGLLEELKTLTSELLLKSRIEHEDDIELQYYYDQVIRLINSYFGWLSKNNKSKISI
- a CDS encoding four helix bundle protein; the encoded protein is MVYKKEYVGDFRELKVYQKALAFQRSIYEIVKKFPDFERYNMVDQLHRAVSSIPANIAEGNGNYYFKQEFDRLNTALGSLAEIRSFLDMALSEGYLTLQEYENLEKDAQEILRLLIGMMRRIEQITG
- a CDS encoding DnaB-like helicase C-terminal domain-containing protein, with translation MQITQMLIEEAKQLVALLPYIERATGKTAIRYGKSTFIKPCPFCDKTSHHFSINEVENYYNSFNGCVPGGSIIDFMIHYENLPKEEAIKKLLDMANLIPNKEEKMMTVTKSKNDAIKIEKVDFTALMEKAHRNVQQTDYFVNRGLTSKTIDKYKLGYADEGFIFAINNHSDILEKENDSSTAYKYFLPIWDNEEKCSYFLTRIDDSLKKDNMHKIHNLKGRQAQLLNERYLQGNDPQYDVIFVVEGYIDALSIEELDFPAIAINSVVNINKFSKLVQDNLNSLQDVTFIIIPDGDEAGDKLIENAHKRLSEIKVHYEIFKLPEGYKDVNEFLVADREGLKQFITDIADKITASKKGDFLINYLEDFLSTVRENKIKPISSHFPSLDNTLGGGFFPGLYVIGGATSVGKTAFVHQIADQVASEGIPVFYFSYEMSRIDLMARSLSRLSLLNDRNSAVSDVEIKTGRALPKVLTLIQKDYHLIVKNMEIYEGRFGENVDSIESKVQRLKRYHDSFLVVVDYLQVVNASKTSLMGERSTVDAVVTRFKQISRDYQVPVIAISSFNRSNYNLPVGFESFKESGAIEYSADVLMGLQFRDIHQLASQKDEQKKREQVERWKKKYPRELVVQILKNRFGDASSQIKFDYFTKHQFFREL
- a CDS encoding ParM/StbA family protein: MKEPVLIAVDCGKYATKAILKSKDKHAITAFRTKIQEVEKVGIEVNPGSYEVSYNKKSYLVGDAVSESFSNFDLTKKIDLHKICIYTAITDLLRITNLQAENVKIHLAINIPISAYKDATSKQEYKNFIEDNGEPILFYLNGKPYYLYLKNVVIAFEGIGIIYEEMEQMKGKYTAVVDIGGLNTTYCTFNGINPIFDSMTVSNLGINILKGKIGKLINERFGVAVTPSDLERILQNGYFSHAGQIYDESKELIEQMKAQHFREIIEFAKSRDYTFNNVSLDFVGGGAYMLSDIIQKEFPNARIVVNPQFANVKSFLKILEIKYGL